The following are encoded together in the Pectobacterium wasabiae CFBP 3304 genome:
- the coaBC gene encoding bifunctional phosphopantothenoylcysteine decarboxylase/phosphopantothenate--cysteine ligase CoaBC, producing the protein MAYLRTFNRTMMMTEFSSLNALSGKRIVLGISGGIAAYKCPELVRRLRDGGADVRVVMTSAAKAFITPLTLQAVSGYPVSDDLLDPAAEASMGHIELGKWADLVILAPATADLIARVAAGMANDLLTTICLATSAPIAVVPAMNQQMYRAEPTQDNLRTLAARGLPIWGPDSGSQACGDVGPGRMIDPMDIVGLAQRHFSAINDLQHLSILVTAGPTREALDPVRFITNHSSGKMGFAIAQAAAARGANVTLVSGPVSLATPHGVTRIDVGSALEMEHAVMEHAAQQHIVIGCAAVADYRAKHIADEKIKKQNQQGDEMTLTLVKNPDIIAGVAAMTKNRPYVVGFAAETQNVEEYARQKLARKKLDLICANNVSLSGHGFNSETNALHLFWQGGNTPLPQCDKRLLGQKLIDEIISRYDEKNRR; encoded by the coding sequence ATGGCGTATCTTCGGACTTTTAATCGGACCATGATGATGACGGAATTTTCCAGCCTGAACGCACTCTCCGGCAAACGAATCGTGCTGGGTATCAGCGGCGGCATTGCTGCTTATAAGTGCCCGGAACTGGTACGACGCCTGCGCGATGGCGGGGCCGACGTTCGGGTTGTCATGACCTCTGCCGCTAAAGCTTTCATCACTCCACTGACGCTACAAGCCGTCTCTGGTTATCCCGTATCAGACGACCTGCTCGACCCCGCAGCGGAAGCCTCAATGGGCCACATCGAGTTAGGGAAATGGGCTGATTTAGTCATTCTTGCCCCAGCCACCGCCGACCTGATTGCCCGCGTCGCCGCTGGTATGGCGAACGACCTCCTGACCACTATTTGTCTGGCAACATCTGCACCTATCGCCGTTGTCCCTGCGATGAATCAGCAGATGTATCGCGCAGAGCCCACGCAGGACAACCTGCGCACGCTAGCCGCACGAGGCTTGCCGATCTGGGGGCCAGATAGCGGCAGTCAGGCGTGTGGCGATGTTGGGCCGGGTCGCATGATCGACCCGATGGACATTGTTGGGCTGGCGCAGCGTCATTTTTCTGCCATCAACGATCTGCAACATCTGAGCATTCTGGTCACCGCTGGGCCGACAAGAGAGGCGCTGGATCCGGTTCGCTTTATCACCAATCACAGCTCTGGAAAAATGGGCTTTGCTATCGCACAGGCTGCTGCCGCTCGTGGCGCTAACGTCACACTGGTGAGCGGCCCAGTTTCGCTTGCTACACCGCACGGCGTCACGCGTATTGATGTCGGCAGCGCGCTGGAGATGGAACACGCGGTGATGGAGCACGCAGCGCAGCAGCACATTGTTATCGGTTGTGCTGCCGTTGCAGACTATCGTGCCAAACATATCGCCGATGAGAAGATTAAAAAACAGAATCAGCAGGGTGATGAAATGACTCTCACTCTGGTCAAAAATCCAGATATTATCGCTGGTGTCGCCGCGATGACGAAAAATCGTCCTTATGTTGTCGGGTTTGCTGCCGAAACCCAGAATGTGGAAGAATACGCCCGGCAGAAACTGGCGCGTAAAAAACTGGACCTGATTTGCGCGAACAACGTCTCTCTTTCCGGGCATGGTTTTAACAGTGAAACCAATGCGTTACACCTTTTCTGGCAAGGTGGAAACACGCCGTTGCCGCAGTGCGACAAGCGTCTTCTTGGCCAAAAATTAATCGACGAGATTATCAGCCGTTATGATGAAAAAAATCGACGTTAA
- the pyrE gene encoding orotate phosphoribosyltransferase, whose product MKAYQRQFIEFALSKQVLKFGEFTLKSGRISPYFFNAGLFNTGRDLALLGRFYAEALVDSGVEFDLLFGPAYKGIPIATTAAVALAEHHDRDLPYCFNRKEAKDHGEGGSLVGSPLQGRVMLVDDVITAGTAIRESMEIIGAHGATLAGVMIALDRQERGRADLSAIQEVERDYQCKVISIITLTDLITYLAEKPEMAAHLDAVKAYREQYGI is encoded by the coding sequence ATGAAAGCCTACCAGCGCCAGTTTATTGAGTTTGCACTCAGCAAGCAGGTATTGAAGTTCGGCGAGTTTACGCTGAAATCCGGGCGTATCAGTCCCTATTTCTTTAACGCCGGGCTGTTTAATACCGGGCGCGATTTGGCCTTACTGGGGCGTTTTTATGCCGAAGCTTTGGTTGATTCTGGTGTGGAGTTCGATCTGCTGTTCGGGCCGGCTTACAAAGGTATTCCTATTGCCACCACCGCAGCGGTAGCGCTGGCAGAACACCACGATCGCGACCTGCCTTACTGCTTTAATCGCAAAGAAGCCAAAGACCACGGTGAGGGCGGCAGCCTGGTCGGTAGCCCGTTGCAGGGGCGCGTGATGTTGGTGGATGACGTGATTACAGCAGGTACAGCGATTCGTGAATCGATGGAAATCATCGGTGCGCACGGTGCGACGCTGGCGGGTGTGATGATTGCGCTGGATCGTCAGGAGCGCGGTCGTGCCGATCTGTCTGCGATTCAGGAAGTTGAGCGTGACTATCAGTGCAAGGTGATTTCGATTATTACGCTGACGGATTTGATCACCTATCTGGCAGAAAAACCAGAGATGGCGGCGCATCTGGATGCGGTGAAAGCTTATCGTGAGCAGTACGGAATTTAA
- the radC gene encoding RadC family protein, which yields MGWEKGLAPREKLVRLGAESLTDAELLAIFLRTGLPGVHVMQLAEGLLAQFGSLYQLMMADQSAFHSARGVGISKYTQLKAIAELSRRLFFSRLAKEDAMLNPEATGQYLQLLLSRREREVFLVLFLDNQHHVIRHQEMFVGTISSVEVHPREIVREALKANAAALILAHNHPSGKAEPSQADRAITEQIVKACLLMEIRVLDHLVIGHGEYVSFAERGWI from the coding sequence ATGGGTTGGGAAAAGGGGTTGGCACCGCGTGAAAAACTGGTGCGTTTAGGTGCGGAATCGCTGACGGATGCCGAACTGCTGGCGATTTTTCTACGCACAGGGCTACCCGGTGTGCATGTGATGCAGTTGGCAGAGGGATTACTGGCGCAGTTTGGGTCGCTCTATCAACTGATGATGGCCGATCAGTCTGCGTTTCACAGCGCCAGAGGTGTAGGAATATCAAAATATACGCAGCTTAAGGCGATCGCAGAGCTGTCGCGGCGGTTGTTTTTCTCTCGCTTGGCGAAAGAGGATGCGATGCTAAACCCAGAAGCGACCGGTCAATATTTGCAGTTGCTACTGTCACGACGTGAGCGCGAAGTTTTTTTAGTCCTGTTTTTGGATAATCAGCATCATGTTATTCGCCATCAGGAGATGTTTGTTGGTACGATTAGCAGCGTGGAAGTACACCCGCGTGAAATTGTGCGTGAAGCGCTAAAGGCGAATGCCGCCGCGCTGATTTTGGCGCATAATCACCCGTCGGGAAAAGCGGAGCCGAGTCAGGCTGACCGTGCGATAACCGAACAGATTGTCAAAGCGTGCCTGTTAATGGAGATCCGCGTGCTCGATCATTTAGTCATTGGGCATGGTGAATACGTTTCTTTTGCCGAGCGTGGCTGGATTTAA
- the rpmB gene encoding 50S ribosomal protein L28 gives MSRVCQVTGKRPVAGNNRSHALNATKRRFLPNLHSHRFWVEGEKRFVTLRVSAKGMRVIDKKGIETVLADLRARGEKY, from the coding sequence ATGTCCCGAGTCTGCCAAGTTACTGGCAAGCGTCCGGTGGCCGGGAACAACCGTTCCCACGCACTGAATGCGACCAAACGCCGTTTTCTGCCGAACCTGCATTCACACCGTTTTTGGGTTGAAGGCGAGAAGCGCTTTGTAACACTGCGTGTATCTGCTAAAGGTATGCGTGTTATTGACAAGAAGGGTATTGAGACGGTTTTGGCCGATCTGCGTGCCCGTGGTGAAAAGTATTAA
- a CDS encoding ABC transporter ATP-binding protein produces MTDIMHAGAATAPGNAPRPVLEIDDLNVSFSGRSGTHQALKGISFTVNKGEVVAVVGESGSGKSVTSLTVMGLLADSANIERGAIRFTAHDGQQHDLLSMKAEARRKLRGRDLAMIFQEPMTSLNPVLKVGDQLTEALLDHKICDAASADKKARELLRKVRIADVDRVMKSYPHSLSGGMRQRVMIAQALACDPQLLIADEPTTALDVTVQARILQILRDLQQQSDMAVLFITHDMGVVAEIADRVVVMYRGEIVEQGTVEQIFAAPQHPYTQSLLAAVPKLGDMRESLWPKRFPLLGQAADPDNIEQVTARYDAEPLLDIRGLRVYYPIRSGILSKVTHHVHAVEQIDFNVWPGETLAIVGESGCGKSTTGRALLRLVQSKAESIHFQGNEISQMKERDFQPLRREMQMVFQDPYASLNPRLTVGFTIAEPLLLHGLVKSLEEATPQVQALLKSVGLLPEHARRYPHEFSGGQRQRIAIARAMALQPQVIIADEAVSALDVSIQAQVVNLMMDLQKKTGVSWIFISHDMAVVERIANRVAVMYLGQIVEIGPRQSVFNDPQHPYTRRLLASVPIADPTRRGTRQFDDSEIPSPLRKAGEVVAKTRYREVAPQHWVADNESAA; encoded by the coding sequence ATGACGGATATCATGCACGCGGGTGCCGCCACAGCACCCGGTAACGCCCCCAGGCCTGTACTGGAAATCGACGATCTGAACGTTAGCTTTAGCGGCCGTTCCGGCACGCATCAGGCATTAAAAGGCATTTCCTTTACCGTCAATAAAGGTGAAGTGGTCGCCGTGGTGGGTGAAAGTGGTTCAGGCAAGTCCGTGACATCACTCACTGTGATGGGATTGCTAGCCGATTCTGCCAACATCGAGCGCGGTGCAATCCGTTTTACCGCACACGACGGCCAACAGCATGACCTGTTAAGCATGAAAGCAGAAGCGCGCCGTAAGCTGCGTGGCCGCGATCTCGCCATGATTTTTCAGGAACCGATGACCTCACTGAATCCGGTACTGAAAGTCGGCGACCAGCTCACCGAAGCCCTGCTTGATCACAAAATTTGCGATGCCGCCAGTGCAGACAAAAAAGCCCGTGAACTGCTGCGTAAAGTGCGCATTGCAGACGTCGATCGCGTGATGAAAAGCTACCCGCACTCGCTGTCCGGCGGGATGCGCCAGCGCGTGATGATTGCACAGGCGCTGGCCTGCGATCCGCAACTGTTGATAGCTGATGAACCGACCACCGCATTGGATGTCACCGTGCAGGCACGCATTCTGCAAATCCTGCGCGACCTGCAACAACAGAGCGACATGGCAGTACTGTTTATTACCCACGATATGGGCGTAGTCGCAGAAATCGCTGACCGCGTCGTGGTGATGTATCGTGGCGAAATCGTAGAGCAAGGCACTGTCGAACAGATTTTCGCTGCACCGCAGCACCCATACACCCAATCGCTGCTGGCCGCCGTACCCAAACTGGGCGACATGCGCGAGAGCCTGTGGCCGAAACGCTTCCCACTGTTGGGGCAGGCCGCCGACCCAGACAATATTGAACAGGTCACCGCCCGCTATGATGCCGAGCCGCTGTTAGATATTCGCGGGCTGCGCGTCTATTACCCGATACGCAGCGGGATATTATCTAAGGTGACCCACCACGTTCACGCGGTAGAGCAGATCGATTTCAACGTCTGGCCGGGCGAAACGCTGGCGATCGTCGGCGAAAGTGGCTGTGGCAAATCCACCACCGGACGTGCCTTGCTGCGTCTGGTACAGAGCAAAGCCGAGAGCATTCATTTTCAGGGCAACGAAATTTCTCAGATGAAAGAGCGTGATTTCCAGCCGCTACGCCGGGAAATGCAGATGGTGTTTCAAGACCCGTATGCCTCGCTCAACCCGCGCCTGACGGTCGGTTTCACCATCGCCGAACCGCTGCTGCTGCACGGGTTGGTGAAATCGCTGGAAGAGGCGACGCCGCAGGTGCAGGCGCTGCTCAAAAGCGTCGGTCTGCTGCCTGAGCACGCTCGCCGCTATCCACACGAATTTTCCGGCGGACAGCGCCAGCGTATCGCGATTGCCCGCGCGATGGCGCTACAGCCGCAGGTCATCATCGCTGATGAAGCCGTTTCGGCGCTCGATGTGTCAATTCAGGCGCAGGTTGTCAACCTGATGATGGATCTCCAGAAGAAAACCGGCGTGTCGTGGATTTTCATCTCACACGATATGGCGGTGGTCGAACGCATCGCCAACCGCGTCGCGGTGATGTACCTCGGCCAAATTGTGGAGATCGGCCCGCGCCAGTCGGTATTTAACGATCCACAACATCCGTATACCCGCCGCCTGTTGGCCTCGGTCCCGATTGCCGACCCAACCCGTCGTGGTACACGCCAGTTTGACGACAGCGAAATCCCCTCCCCCTTGCGTAAAGCAGGTGAGGTCGTCGCCAAAACGCGCTACCGCGAGGTTGCGCCGCAGCACTGGGTTGCCGACAACGAATCGGCGGCCTGA
- the rpmG gene encoding 50S ribosomal protein L33, protein MAKGVREKIKLVSSAGTGHFYTTTKNKRTKPEKLELKKFDPVVRQHVLYKEAKIK, encoded by the coding sequence ATGGCTAAGGGTGTTCGCGAGAAGATCAAGCTTGTTTCTTCTGCTGGTACTGGTCACTTCTATACCACTACGAAGAACAAACGTACTAAGCCGGAAAAATTGGAACTGAAGAAATTCGATCCAGTTGTCCGTCAACACGTTCTGTACAAAGAAGCTAAAATTAAGTAA
- a CDS encoding glutathione ABC transporter substrate-binding protein, producing the protein MKPFVRRSAVALGLSLCLAAVAQAQDLRISIYADITGLDPHDTSDTLSYSIQSGIFERLFQFDNKMKLVPRLATGYTSNDTATEFVVTLREGITFQDGAPFNADAVKANLDRLADQSKGLKRNSLFNMVQTVTVLSPTQVKIELNKSFGAFVNTLAHPSAVMHSPEALKKYPDEAQLRVHPVGTGPFKFTEWQQGKDVKLVKFDNYWQKGWPKVDSVTFYPTPEDSTRVASLKSGQVDAIYPLPSDLISTVQNDSKLAIQRDPSIYQFWLAMNNLRPPLNDIRVRQALNYAINRDIWLKVGFAGMGVPASSAMAPDVQFFARQTSPNYTYNPEKAKALLKEAGYANGLSLKLWTTNRTDYIRSAQFFKQQLEQVGIKVTVTPMDSGMRNAKLFGVKDPKEAEFDLFYNGWSPSTGDADWALRPLFATESWVPVAYNVSYYSNPVTDKAITAGLATADTDKRAAAYADAQRQIWQDAPVVFLGSPDNIVGKTKNLDGVYMLADGSLIFDQAEFK; encoded by the coding sequence ATGAAGCCATTCGTTCGCCGCTCTGCCGTTGCCCTCGGGCTCTCACTGTGTCTGGCGGCTGTTGCCCAGGCGCAAGACCTTCGTATTTCCATTTATGCCGATATCACCGGACTTGACCCGCACGACACCTCAGACACGCTGAGCTACTCCATTCAGAGTGGCATCTTCGAGCGTCTGTTCCAGTTCGATAATAAAATGAAGCTGGTACCACGTCTGGCGACGGGCTATACCAGCAACGATACCGCCACCGAGTTTGTCGTGACGCTGCGCGAAGGCATCACCTTCCAGGACGGCGCACCGTTCAACGCCGATGCCGTTAAAGCCAACCTCGACCGTCTGGCGGATCAGAGCAAGGGCTTAAAGCGCAACAGCCTGTTTAACATGGTGCAAACTGTCACCGTGCTGTCGCCAACGCAGGTTAAAATCGAGCTGAACAAATCCTTCGGTGCCTTTGTGAACACGCTGGCGCACCCGTCTGCCGTGATGCACAGCCCGGAAGCGCTGAAGAAATATCCAGATGAAGCACAGTTGCGCGTACACCCAGTCGGGACTGGCCCATTCAAATTCACCGAATGGCAGCAGGGTAAAGACGTGAAGCTGGTGAAATTCGACAACTACTGGCAGAAAGGCTGGCCGAAAGTCGACAGCGTCACCTTCTACCCTACGCCGGAAGATTCCACCCGCGTAGCATCACTGAAATCTGGCCAGGTCGATGCGATCTATCCGTTGCCTTCTGACCTGATTAGCACCGTACAAAACGACAGCAAGCTGGCGATTCAGCGCGACCCAAGTATTTATCAGTTCTGGCTGGCGATGAATAACCTGCGTCCGCCACTTAACGATATCCGCGTGCGTCAGGCGCTCAACTACGCCATCAACCGCGACATCTGGCTGAAAGTGGGCTTTGCTGGCATGGGCGTTCCTGCCTCCTCTGCGATGGCACCGGACGTACAGTTCTTCGCACGCCAGACCTCGCCGAACTACACCTATAACCCAGAAAAAGCCAAGGCACTGCTGAAAGAAGCGGGCTACGCCAACGGCCTGAGCTTGAAACTGTGGACGACGAACCGCACCGACTACATCCGCAGCGCACAGTTTTTCAAACAGCAGTTAGAGCAGGTCGGCATCAAAGTCACCGTCACCCCGATGGATTCAGGGATGCGTAACGCCAAACTGTTTGGCGTAAAAGACCCGAAAGAGGCCGAATTTGACCTGTTCTACAACGGTTGGTCTCCATCTACCGGTGATGCCGACTGGGCGCTACGTCCACTGTTTGCGACTGAATCCTGGGTTCCAGTTGCTTATAACGTCTCCTACTACAGCAATCCGGTCACGGATAAAGCAATTACTGCTGGATTAGCGACTGCCGATACCGACAAACGTGCCGCTGCTTATGCTGATGCCCAGCGTCAGATTTGGCAGGATGCGCCTGTGGTCTTCCTGGGTTCACCGGACAATATCGTCGGTAAAACCAAGAACCTCGACGGCGTGTACATGCTGGCTGATGGCTCACTGATCTTCGATCAAGCTGAATTTAAGTAA
- the slmA gene encoding nucleoid occlusion factor SlmA → MAEKENTKRNRREEILQALAQMLESSDGSQRITTAKLAANVGVSEAALYRHFPSKTRMFDSLIEFIEDSLTTRINLILQDEKETFNRLRLILLLILGFAERNPGLTRIMTGHALMFEQDRLQGRINQLFERIESQLRQVLREHKLRDGKGFQHDETLLASQLLAFCEGMLSRFIRSEFRYRPTQEFDTRWPLLAAQLN, encoded by the coding sequence ATGGCAGAAAAAGAAAATACGAAAAGGAATCGCCGCGAGGAAATTTTGCAGGCGCTGGCGCAAATGCTGGAATCCAGCGACGGTAGCCAACGCATCACCACGGCAAAACTGGCTGCGAACGTTGGCGTGTCCGAAGCGGCGCTCTACCGGCATTTCCCCAGTAAAACGCGGATGTTTGATAGCCTGATTGAATTTATTGAGGATAGCCTGACCACCCGCATTAACCTGATTCTGCAAGACGAAAAAGAAACGTTTAATCGTCTTCGTCTGATTTTGCTGCTGATTTTAGGGTTTGCGGAACGGAATCCTGGTCTGACTCGTATCATGACAGGTCACGCGCTGATGTTTGAGCAGGATCGCTTACAGGGGCGCATTAACCAACTGTTTGAACGTATTGAATCGCAGTTGCGTCAGGTATTGCGCGAACATAAGCTACGCGATGGCAAAGGTTTCCAACATGATGAAACGCTGCTGGCTAGCCAGCTATTAGCGTTTTGCGAAGGGATGCTGTCGCGCTTTATTCGCTCTGAATTCCGCTATCGTCCGACGCAGGAATTCGATACTCGCTGGCCGCTGTTAGCCGCACAATTGAACTAA
- a CDS encoding ABC transporter permease has translation MFAYIVRRLLEMIPVLLVVSLLVFGFIKLLPGDPARIYAGADATIEAVEAARQQLGLNDPLPQQYVRWLGGLFSGDLGVTYRTQQPVIDVISKSFMPTMWLALAGFVWSVLLGLLIGVVSALKRGKWQDWTLMSFAVGGISMPPFWLGLLLIQFVAMPFGVFSVSGFNQPSDIILPALTLGASVAAVMARFTRSAFLEVAQEDYVRTARSKGLRNRLVTWKHVMRNALIPVITMLGLQFGFLLGGSIVVESVFSWPGLGWLLIESIKTQDQPVIQALVMLFVFEFIVINLLVDLLYAVVNPAIRLR, from the coding sequence ATGTTTGCTTATATCGTCCGACGTTTGCTGGAAATGATCCCGGTTCTGCTGGTGGTCTCCCTGTTAGTGTTCGGTTTTATCAAACTGCTGCCGGGTGACCCGGCACGTATTTACGCTGGCGCTGACGCGACCATTGAGGCGGTGGAAGCCGCCCGTCAGCAGCTAGGGTTGAACGATCCGCTGCCACAGCAGTATGTCCGCTGGCTCGGCGGCTTGTTCAGCGGCGATCTGGGGGTGACATACCGCACGCAGCAGCCGGTCATCGACGTCATCAGCAAGAGCTTTATGCCCACCATGTGGCTGGCGCTGGCGGGTTTTGTCTGGTCGGTGCTGCTTGGCCTGCTGATCGGCGTGGTTTCCGCGCTCAAGCGGGGGAAATGGCAGGACTGGACATTAATGAGTTTCGCGGTCGGTGGGATTTCCATGCCGCCGTTCTGGCTCGGCCTGTTGCTGATTCAGTTTGTGGCCATGCCGTTCGGCGTCTTTTCCGTCAGCGGCTTTAATCAGCCCAGCGATATCATTCTGCCGGCGCTGACGCTCGGGGCATCAGTAGCCGCTGTGATGGCGCGCTTTACCCGATCCGCGTTTCTGGAAGTCGCACAGGAAGATTACGTGCGCACCGCGCGTTCCAAGGGACTACGCAATCGGTTGGTCACCTGGAAGCATGTGATGCGTAACGCATTGATCCCAGTCATCACCATGCTTGGGCTGCAATTCGGCTTCCTGCTCGGTGGCTCCATCGTGGTCGAAAGCGTGTTTAGCTGGCCGGGACTGGGCTGGCTATTGATTGAGTCAATCAAGACGCAGGATCAGCCGGTCATTCAGGCACTCGTGATGCTGTTCGTGTTTGAATTTATTGTCATTAATCTGTTGGTGGACCTGCTGTACGCGGTGGTCAATCCGGCGATTCGCCTACGTTAG
- the dut gene encoding dUTP diphosphatase, which produces MMKKIDVKIVDPRVGQQFPLPTYATPGSAGLDLRACLDQAIELKAGETTLIPTGLAIHIADTGLAAVILPRSGLGHKHGVVLGNLVGLIDSDYQGQLMVSVWNRGQQSFTVEPGERIAQMVFVPVVQAEFNLVEDFVGSERGEGGFGHSGRS; this is translated from the coding sequence ATGATGAAAAAAATCGACGTTAAGATTGTTGACCCACGCGTTGGGCAGCAATTTCCGTTACCAACCTATGCCACACCGGGTTCTGCCGGGCTCGATCTGCGTGCCTGTCTGGATCAAGCGATTGAACTCAAAGCCGGAGAAACCACTCTGATTCCAACCGGGCTGGCGATTCACATTGCCGATACCGGGTTGGCAGCCGTTATCCTACCTCGCTCCGGGCTGGGCCATAAGCACGGCGTAGTGCTAGGGAATCTGGTTGGTCTGATCGATTCAGACTATCAGGGACAACTGATGGTTTCCGTCTGGAACCGGGGTCAACAATCGTTTACGGTTGAACCGGGCGAGCGCATCGCGCAGATGGTTTTTGTGCCCGTCGTTCAGGCTGAATTCAATCTGGTCGAAGATTTCGTCGGCAGCGAACGTGGAGAAGGCGGCTTCGGCCACTCCGGCCGTAGCTAA
- the ycjG gene encoding L-Ala-D/L-Glu epimerase: protein MMRHMHIETVNLPLARPITADNGTRHVVSVIRVSLEEKGFIGQGECTPAAYYGESADSVCHQLSAIREAIENGLTIEQLQQALSAGAARNALDCALWRLNTALKKQTLWQHLDIRPPASVVCAQTLALDSVERMAAAASNAISHGALLLKIKLDRELILERVAAIRAAAPDARLIIDARASWSGLDLHSLSKALLPYQVAMIEQPLPVGKDDDLQRFAHPIPICADESCRHSGDIVGLRRRYDMINIKLDKCGGLTEALAMVREARFHGLRIMVGCMLGSSMAMEAALPIAADADHVDLDGPIWLAADSSPYLTYNLGRIWL, encoded by the coding sequence ATGATGCGGCATATGCACATTGAAACCGTCAATCTGCCACTGGCCCGTCCCATCACGGCCGATAACGGCACGCGTCATGTAGTCAGCGTTATCCGCGTCTCGCTGGAAGAAAAAGGATTTATTGGACAAGGCGAATGCACGCCTGCCGCCTATTATGGCGAGTCTGCCGACAGCGTATGCCACCAACTTTCTGCGATCCGTGAGGCGATAGAAAACGGCCTCACCATTGAACAACTCCAGCAGGCGTTATCGGCAGGCGCGGCCAGAAATGCACTGGACTGTGCGCTGTGGCGGCTCAACACCGCATTGAAAAAACAGACGCTGTGGCAACACCTCGACATTCGTCCACCCGCATCCGTGGTCTGTGCGCAAACGTTGGCGCTCGACAGCGTGGAAAGAATGGCCGCCGCGGCCTCAAATGCTATTTCCCACGGCGCACTGCTGCTGAAAATCAAGTTGGATCGTGAGCTGATTCTGGAGCGGGTTGCAGCCATTCGTGCCGCCGCGCCTGATGCCAGATTGATTATTGACGCGAGAGCAAGCTGGAGCGGGCTGGATTTACACAGCCTATCCAAGGCTCTGCTGCCTTATCAGGTTGCGATGATCGAACAACCGCTTCCTGTCGGCAAGGACGACGATTTACAGCGCTTTGCCCATCCGATTCCCATCTGCGCGGATGAAAGCTGCCGCCACAGCGGTGACATCGTCGGGCTGCGCCGTCGTTATGACATGATCAACATCAAGCTGGACAAGTGTGGCGGACTGACTGAGGCGCTGGCGATGGTACGCGAAGCAAGATTCCACGGCCTGCGCATTATGGTCGGCTGCATGTTGGGCTCGTCAATGGCAATGGAAGCCGCGCTGCCGATCGCGGCGGACGCCGACCATGTCGATCTCGATGGCCCAATCTGGCTGGCTGCCGATAGCTCACCTTATCTGACCTATAACCTTGGCCGAATCTGGCTATGA
- the rph gene encoding ribonuclease PH, which produces MRPTGRSAQQVRPLTFTRHYTKHAEGSVLVEFGDTKVLCNATVEEGVPRFLKGQGQGWVTAEYGMLPRATHSRNAREAAKGKQGGRTLEIQRLIARSLRAAIDLKVLGEYTITLDCDVLQADGGTRTASITGACVALADALNQMVANGKLKKNPMKGMVAAVSVGIVNGEALCDLEYVEDSAAETDMNVVMTEDGRMVEVQGTAEGEPFSHEELLTLLALARGGIDTIVQAQKAALID; this is translated from the coding sequence ATGCGCCCAACAGGCCGAAGTGCACAGCAAGTACGCCCCCTTACATTCACCCGTCATTACACGAAACACGCCGAAGGTTCCGTTTTGGTCGAGTTTGGCGACACCAAAGTGTTATGCAATGCCACGGTAGAAGAGGGTGTTCCGCGCTTTCTGAAAGGTCAGGGCCAAGGATGGGTCACTGCCGAATACGGTATGCTGCCACGTGCTACGCACAGCCGTAACGCACGTGAAGCCGCTAAAGGCAAGCAGGGTGGGCGGACGCTGGAAATTCAGCGCCTGATCGCACGTTCCCTGCGTGCGGCTATCGACCTGAAAGTGCTCGGTGAATACACCATTACGCTCGACTGTGATGTGTTGCAAGCGGATGGCGGCACACGTACGGCGTCTATCACCGGTGCTTGTGTGGCGTTGGCTGATGCGTTGAACCAGATGGTCGCCAACGGCAAGCTGAAAAAGAACCCGATGAAAGGCATGGTCGCAGCAGTTTCCGTCGGCATCGTTAACGGCGAAGCGCTGTGCGATTTGGAATACGTGGAAGATTCTGCTGCCGAAACCGATATGAATGTGGTCATGACTGAAGATGGCCGTATGGTTGAAGTGCAGGGAACGGCCGAAGGCGAGCCGTTCAGCCACGAAGAATTACTTACCCTGCTGGCACTAGCCCGAGGGGGAATCGATACCATCGTTCAGGCGCAGAAAGCTGCCTTAATCGATTGA